From Mauremys mutica isolate MM-2020 ecotype Southern chromosome 17, ASM2049712v1, whole genome shotgun sequence, one genomic window encodes:
- the SH2D2A gene encoding SH2 domain-containing protein 2A isoform X2, which translates to MDSQVKEGPRTGADVWDNQGPLLFSTFKPNGLSKDDNVDEPAQLDSASAGLSRAPVEAQNEEQPPGCQRDQGTNTRAPLSSWPAASAKLSWSLLGDPAQGAETRARLGPGLDPPEAPSALQAWTRAWFEQTQASRIRQQGELPPWFHGFISRRDTEQLLQEKPLGSFLIRFSESTVGFVLSYRGRDRCRHFILDQLEDECYVILGEDSAHAELQGLLQHYTTAPVTPYYEFLTAPCPRSDKSRESGGIPAGAEAGSGAPPEPANVPPAAGGQAYSLVLRQPQAPGQQTHPCPLAAEQRNQGCPSKEAPCSVPLLPAKAGPAPRPSSPVPEAGASAEPYAHISKAPVPAEQPTPAQPAEAKYQQLMRFHTYAEPREGFPPRERHIYYEPDEPIPFYAMGRGSLPSPDPENVYAEVELACRSRPPALPRVLQDTASTLPRGSSRPPAEPSPGHRRLLRSTSGQGSRRKRLPAALTVEGGRGRPSGPSSETPLEFDDPVYGRKAASLTRPVATRGQEGLENIYELISGDHPSLHASGSSNA; encoded by the exons ATGGACTCCCAGGTCAAGGAAGGACCTAGGACAG GGGCTGATGTCTGGGACAATCAGGGACCCCTCCTCTTCAGCACTTTTAAACCCAACGGCCTCAGCAAAGACGACAATGTGGACGAGCCGGCCCAGCTGGACAGCGCCAGTGCTGGGCTCAGCAGGGCGCCAGTCGAGGCCCAGAATGAGGAGCAGCCGCCTGGCTGTCAGAGGGACCAGGGCACCAACACCAGG GCCCCTCTCAGCTCGTGGCCGGCGGCCAGCGCCAAGCTGAGCTGGTCTCTGCTCGGGGACCCCGCGCAGGGAGCGGAGACGCGGGCGAGGCTGgggcccggcctcgacccccccGAGGCCCCGTCGGCGCTGCAGGCCTGGACCCGGGCGTGGTTCGAGCAAACACAGGCGAGCCGGATccgccagcagggggagctgccgcCCTGGTTTCACGGCTTCATCAGCAGGAg GGACacggagcagctgctgcaggagaaGCCGCTGGGCTCTTTCCTGATTCGCTTCAGTGAAAGCACGGTCGGATTTGTCTTGTCGTACAG GGGCAGGGATCGCTGCCGGCACTTCATCCTTGACCAGCTGGAAGACGAATGCTACGTGATCCTAGGAGAGGACAGCGCCCACGCCGAGCTCCAGGGCCTGCTTCAGCACTACACCACCGCCCCCGTCACCCCCTACTACGAGTTCCTGACAGCACCATGCCCCAGG AGCGACAAGAGCCGAGAGAGTGGTGGGATCCCGGCTGGAGCCGAAGCAGGGTCCGGCGCCCCACCCGAGCCAGCAAAtgtccccccagcagcaggcGGCCAAGCATACAGCCTGGTTCTCAGACAGCCCCAGGCGCCCGGCCAACAGACCCATCCCTGCCCGCTGGCTGCAGAGCAAAGGAACCAGGGATGCCCTTCCAAGGAG GCTCCCTGTTCCGTTCCCCTGCTCCCCGCCAAGGCTGGCCCCGCTCCGAGGCCGAGCAGCCCCGTGCCAGAGGCAGGGGCCTCTGCAGAGCCCTACGCCCACATCAGCAAAGCGCCCGTCCCCGCCGAGCAGCCCACGCCGGCCCAGCCCGCAGAGGCCAAGTACCAGCAGCTGATGCGCTTCCACACCTACGCCGAGCCCCGCGAGGGCTTCCCGCCCCGTGAACGCCACATCTACTATGAACCCGACGAGCCCATCCCCTTCTATGCCATGGGGCGGGGCTCGCTGCCCAGCCCCGACCCCGAGAACGTCTACGCGGAGGTAGAGCTGGCGTGCCGGTCCCGGCCCCCGGCTCTCCCCAGAGTCCTGCAGGACACAGCCTCCACCCTGCCTCGGGGCTCATCCAGACCTCCCGCCGAGCCATCCCCAGGACACCGCAGGCTCCTCCGGAGCACGTCGGGGCAGGGCTCCCGGAGGAAGCGGCTGCCTGCAGCTCTCACCGTcgaggggggccgggggaggccgTCTGGGCCATCCTCGGAG ACCCCGCTGGAGTTTGACGACCCGGTTTACGGCAGGAAGGCAGCCAGCCTGACCAGACCGGTGGCCACCAGGGGACaggaaggtctagaaaacatttaCGAGCTGATTTCTGGAGACCATCCTAGCCTGCACGCCTCGGGGAGCAGTAACGCCTAG
- the PRCC gene encoding proline-rich protein PRCC, which yields MSLVAYGSSEEESDAEEASGEEEEAPPVQPPPGRGLFSALPPPKLPLLPPHQLLGSGFPLLPPPHGGPPPPFMLGPPPGVRGFSTPPPGMSPAQASALGLGLPEPAALGSLGGEQPRLGGLPLPPPREPAGLNLPPPAMASAAPPGAGAGSGLPKPKKRIVAPELHKGDSDSEEDEPSKKKNSLQGLSEGSGLSALLPQPKNLTVKETNRLLLPYAFSRKAAENAPESKPAKAPTSSSKPKPLSKPAVATTPSPSAIKAAAKSAALQVTKQITQEEDDSDEELEPENFFSLSDKSEPSVVSAETYVYSGTVVTEDLPPGTEPEPEFQDAAANAPLEFKTAAGSSTTQHSWAPKPGEDCGNQPYNQFPGYSVANAPGAYYQDYYTSGYYPEMDPALGPPQEMGTDSSFMDDEAFKRLQGKRNRGREEINFVEIKGDDQLSGAQQWMTKSLTEEKTMKSFSKKKGEQPTGQQRRKHQITYLIHQAKERELELKNTWSENKLSRRQTQAKYGF from the exons ATGTCCCTGGTGGCCTATGGCAGCAGTGAGGAGGAGAGCGATGCGGAGGAGGCCTCAGGCGAGGAAGAGGAGGCCCCGCCCGTccagccccccccgggcagggggctcttctctgccctgccccctcccaagctccccctgctgcccccgcaccAGCTTCTGGGCTCCggcttccccctgctgcccccgccccacggggggccaccccctcccttcatgCTGGGGCCCCCTCCCGGAGTCAGGGGCTTCAGCACCCCGCCTCCAGGCATGAGCCCTGCCCAggcctctgctctggggctgggcctgCCTGAGCCAGCAGCCttggggagcctggggggggagcagcccaggcttggggggctccccctgcccccgcccagggAGCCTGCTGGACTGAATCTCCCCCCTCCTGCCATGGCCTCGGCTGctccccccggggctggggccggctcGGGTCTCCCCAAGCCGAAGAAGAGGATTGTGGCGCCCGAACTGCACAAGGGGGAT tcaGATTCAGAGGAAGATGAACCATCAAAGAAGAAAAATTCTCTTCAG GGACTCAGCGAGGGCTCTGGCTTGTCTGCTTTGCTTCCTCAACCCAAAAACTTGACGGTGAAAGAGACAAACCGGTTGCTTTTGCCCTATGCTTTCTCGAGGAAAGCGGCAGAAAATGCCCCTGAGTCGAAGCCAGCTAAGGCTCCAACCTCCTCCTCCAAGCCAAAACCTCTGTCCAAGCCAGCGGTGGCCACGACTCCTTCGCCATCCGCCATCAAGGCAGCTGCCAAGAGTGCTGCCCTACAGGTGACCAAGCAGATCACCCAGGAGGAGGACGACAGTGACGAAGAGCTAGAGCCAGAGAACTTCTTTTCTTTGTCTGACAAAAGTGAGCCCAGCGTGGTCAGCGCGGAGACGTATGTGTATTCTGGCACCGTGGTGACGGAGGATCTGCCCCCTGGGACGGAGCCGGAGCCTGAATTCCAGGATGCTGCCGCTAATGCCCCTCTGGAGTTCAAGACGGCTGCGGGTTCAAGCACCACTCAGCACAGCTGGGCTCCCAAGCCCGGAGAAGACTGTGGCAACCAGCCATATAACCAGTTCCCTGGCTACAGCGTTGCCAATGCTCCCGGGGCATACTATCAG GATTACTACACCAGTGGCTATTACCCAGAGATGGATCCAGCCCTTGGACCACCACAGGAGATGGGCACCGACTCGTCCTTCATGGATGATGAAGCG TTCAAGCGTCTTCAAGGTAAGCGGAACCGTGGGAGGGAAGAGATCAACTTTGTGGAGATCAAAGGGGATGATCAGCTGAGTGGAGCCCAGCAATGGATGACCAAATCCTTAACAGAGGAGAAGACCATGAAATCTTTCAGCAAG aaaaaAGGAGAGCAGCCCACAGGACAGCAGAGAAGAAAACACCAGATCACGTACCTGATCCACCAG GCGAAGGAGCGAGAGTTGGAACTGAAAAACACATGGTCCGAAAACAAACTCAGCCGGCGTCAGACCCAAGCCAAATACGGATTTTAG
- the SH2D2A gene encoding SH2 domain-containing protein 2A isoform X1, with product MKNTQNCETSDKGPSTGGCVKNPAPRGFKEGCETYHLRAPPHSRPWLCSHPASVSPACSSCRLDSAGADVWDNQGPLLFSTFKPNGLSKDDNVDEPAQLDSASAGLSRAPVEAQNEEQPPGCQRDQGTNTRAPLSSWPAASAKLSWSLLGDPAQGAETRARLGPGLDPPEAPSALQAWTRAWFEQTQASRIRQQGELPPWFHGFISRRDTEQLLQEKPLGSFLIRFSESTVGFVLSYRGRDRCRHFILDQLEDECYVILGEDSAHAELQGLLQHYTTAPVTPYYEFLTAPCPRSDKSRESGGIPAGAEAGSGAPPEPANVPPAAGGQAYSLVLRQPQAPGQQTHPCPLAAEQRNQGCPSKEAPCSVPLLPAKAGPAPRPSSPVPEAGASAEPYAHISKAPVPAEQPTPAQPAEAKYQQLMRFHTYAEPREGFPPRERHIYYEPDEPIPFYAMGRGSLPSPDPENVYAEVELACRSRPPALPRVLQDTASTLPRGSSRPPAEPSPGHRRLLRSTSGQGSRRKRLPAALTVEGGRGRPSGPSSETPLEFDDPVYGRKAASLTRPVATRGQEGLENIYELISGDHPSLHASGSSNA from the exons atgAAAAACACCCAGAATTGTGAGACTAGCGATAAAGGCCCAAGCACTGGTGGGTGTGTGAAGAACCCAGCACCGCGAGGCTTTAAGGAAGGGTGCGAGACGTACCATCTCAGAGCGCCCCCTCACAGCAGACCATGGCTTTGCAGccatcctgcctcagtttccccagcctgctccagctGCAGATTGGATTCGGCAG GGGCTGATGTCTGGGACAATCAGGGACCCCTCCTCTTCAGCACTTTTAAACCCAACGGCCTCAGCAAAGACGACAATGTGGACGAGCCGGCCCAGCTGGACAGCGCCAGTGCTGGGCTCAGCAGGGCGCCAGTCGAGGCCCAGAATGAGGAGCAGCCGCCTGGCTGTCAGAGGGACCAGGGCACCAACACCAGG GCCCCTCTCAGCTCGTGGCCGGCGGCCAGCGCCAAGCTGAGCTGGTCTCTGCTCGGGGACCCCGCGCAGGGAGCGGAGACGCGGGCGAGGCTGgggcccggcctcgacccccccGAGGCCCCGTCGGCGCTGCAGGCCTGGACCCGGGCGTGGTTCGAGCAAACACAGGCGAGCCGGATccgccagcagggggagctgccgcCCTGGTTTCACGGCTTCATCAGCAGGAg GGACacggagcagctgctgcaggagaaGCCGCTGGGCTCTTTCCTGATTCGCTTCAGTGAAAGCACGGTCGGATTTGTCTTGTCGTACAG GGGCAGGGATCGCTGCCGGCACTTCATCCTTGACCAGCTGGAAGACGAATGCTACGTGATCCTAGGAGAGGACAGCGCCCACGCCGAGCTCCAGGGCCTGCTTCAGCACTACACCACCGCCCCCGTCACCCCCTACTACGAGTTCCTGACAGCACCATGCCCCAGG AGCGACAAGAGCCGAGAGAGTGGTGGGATCCCGGCTGGAGCCGAAGCAGGGTCCGGCGCCCCACCCGAGCCAGCAAAtgtccccccagcagcaggcGGCCAAGCATACAGCCTGGTTCTCAGACAGCCCCAGGCGCCCGGCCAACAGACCCATCCCTGCCCGCTGGCTGCAGAGCAAAGGAACCAGGGATGCCCTTCCAAGGAG GCTCCCTGTTCCGTTCCCCTGCTCCCCGCCAAGGCTGGCCCCGCTCCGAGGCCGAGCAGCCCCGTGCCAGAGGCAGGGGCCTCTGCAGAGCCCTACGCCCACATCAGCAAAGCGCCCGTCCCCGCCGAGCAGCCCACGCCGGCCCAGCCCGCAGAGGCCAAGTACCAGCAGCTGATGCGCTTCCACACCTACGCCGAGCCCCGCGAGGGCTTCCCGCCCCGTGAACGCCACATCTACTATGAACCCGACGAGCCCATCCCCTTCTATGCCATGGGGCGGGGCTCGCTGCCCAGCCCCGACCCCGAGAACGTCTACGCGGAGGTAGAGCTGGCGTGCCGGTCCCGGCCCCCGGCTCTCCCCAGAGTCCTGCAGGACACAGCCTCCACCCTGCCTCGGGGCTCATCCAGACCTCCCGCCGAGCCATCCCCAGGACACCGCAGGCTCCTCCGGAGCACGTCGGGGCAGGGCTCCCGGAGGAAGCGGCTGCCTGCAGCTCTCACCGTcgaggggggccgggggaggccgTCTGGGCCATCCTCGGAG ACCCCGCTGGAGTTTGACGACCCGGTTTACGGCAGGAAGGCAGCCAGCCTGACCAGACCGGTGGCCACCAGGGGACaggaaggtctagaaaacatttaCGAGCTGATTTCTGGAGACCATCCTAGCCTGCACGCCTCGGGGAGCAGTAACGCCTAG